In Kordiimonas sp. SCSIO 12610, the following are encoded in one genomic region:
- the msrB gene encoding peptide-methionine (R)-S-oxide reductase MsrB, translating into MADIQKSDTEWRDSLSPEQYEVARCGGTERAFTGKYWDCKTPGTYNCICCGTPLFSSNSKYDSGSGWPSFYEPIDGINGSAITEHRDTSFGMVRVEVVCSKCDSHLGHVFPDGPKPTGLRYCINSASLDLEAKT; encoded by the coding sequence ATGGCGGATATTCAGAAAAGCGATACAGAATGGCGTGATAGCCTGTCGCCTGAACAATATGAAGTTGCCAGATGCGGCGGGACAGAACGTGCCTTCACCGGAAAATATTGGGATTGTAAAACACCGGGAACCTACAATTGTATTTGCTGTGGAACCCCACTGTTTTCAAGCAACAGCAAATACGATTCCGGATCAGGGTGGCCAAGCTTTTATGAGCCTATTGATGGTATCAATGGCAGCGCCATAACCGAACACCGTGATACATCATTTGGGATGGTCCGGGTGGAAGTGGTCTGCTCCAAATGTGATAGCCACCTTGGTCATGTATTCCCTGACGGGCCAAAACCAACGGGCCTTCGCTATTGCATTAATTCCGCATCACTGGACCTGGAAGCAAAAACTTAA